From the Helianthus annuus cultivar XRQ/B chromosome 17, HanXRQr2.0-SUNRISE, whole genome shotgun sequence genome, the window agtcaaCGATTCTagtatttttgtaaaaataaattgataaatattttgaaaataaaatcgtttatttattaaacgaacgaacataaacacaAAATTTTTCTCCCCTAACAttgaggtttgtttatgtttttcaCATATCCACTCAAAGAAGTTGAGTTCAACTCATTTTAAAACTATCCACATTTTCAATCCATATAGTTGTTCACTATTAAAGTGTTATGCATGGTATTTTTATATTAATTTCAATACTATTGTGTGCTTTCAATTGgtgtttgtttgtggttgtttaTAGTATGATCGTACGAgcataaacgaacatgaacatgttcagtggcgaagcttgagatttccaatcctgaggtcgaaaacgtatatacctaaagaaattataaaaccggggggtcaaaaacgtatatacttaaaaattctatacgaaactaCATACCGGGCACTATGGAGTGAAAaattcggggggtcgggcgctcCTCCCGgcccccacaaagctacgcccCTGAACATGTTAATCTTCTTAACACACGAATGAACTAGAAAACCCTTTTATTAAGAGTCTATGTCCGTTTGTTTAAAGATAAACGGACTAACATAAACACGAACATGACCTATTACTCTTAGTGTTCGTTCCGTTCGTTTACATATCTAGTTTCTagtatttttcatgttaaaaaaCCTTATACACTTGTTTTGCTTCTACAGGGTGTTTCTTGTGATATTTACGATGGATTCTGGTATGTTACAGAGCTAAGCATTGGCCAAATTCATGACAACTCACTTCCCTGTGCTCAAAATCTCAAATTTAGACCCCAATTCTTTAAACTTCAACACTTGAAATCACTATCAGTTTTCAACTGTATCATCTCACCTAGCCGAGGCCCGATTTCAATCCAATCGGCTAATTGGGACGCGTTTTCAAGCACTATAGAGTCAATAGAGTTTCGTGCAAACCCGGGTTTGACCGGTCAAATCCCGACCAGCTTTGGTAACCTCAAGAAGCTCCAATCCCTTGTATTGATCGATAACGGGTTATCGGGCGGGTTACCGGTCAGCATTGGTAAGTTAACTCAGTTAAAGAGGTTGGTTTTGTCTGGTAATTTGCTTAAAGGCAAAATCCCAGAAAGTTATGGTGATTTGAGTGAGTTATTAATTTTGGATTTGAGTAGAAACTCATTGTCAGGGAGTTTACCTTTGACTTTTGGAGGGTTGACTTCTTTATTGAAGTTTGACTTGAGTAAGAACCTAATTGGAGGGGAGATCCCAAGTGAGATTAGTAATTTGAAGAATTTGACTCTTTTGGATCTTAGCAACAACAAGATTTCTGGTGGGTTGACTTTTGCAAGTCAAGAAATGAGTTCATTGGAAGAGTTGATTTTGTCAAGCAATCCCATAAGTGGTAATCTTGTGAACTTCAAGTGGCAAAATGTTTATAGGCTCATGGTTTTGGATCTTTCGAACATGGGTTTGACTGGTGAGATTCCCGAGTTGATCTCGAGCTTGAAAAACTTGCGGTTTCTGGGTTTAAGCGACAACAAACTGTCGGGAAATCTCTCACCGAAACTTGCGGAGTTGAGAAATTTGACCGCACTTTATGTCAATGGAAATAACCTCACCGGCGAGCTCAAATTCCCCCGGGAATTCTATATGAAAATGGGCAGGCGGTTCGGGGTGAGGAATAACTCAAATTTATGTTTTCCCGTTGATAAGTTGTCTACTAGTGTTCGGCCGTTTGGTGTTAAGGTATGTCGTGAATGACCGTTGTGTTTCATTCCCGAGATCAATATTTGGGAATGGAATCACCGGGTTTGTTTTAGGTGAAAGTAGTCTTTTAGGTAATACTTGTGTAATCAAAATCAACCTTGATGATTGAATGAATATATGAATGTTGGAAACTTGGAATGCATTTTACTAGGCACTAATCATGCACAAAGTTATGGAAATGGCCATTGTTAATTGTGAAAAAACCTTTTAAGTATTTACCTAACTTTTAAATATATGATTATTAACTAACTACTACGAATGATAACATGAAAGTATAACTTAATCAAAAGACGTCATTATTGACTTTAATATCAGAAAATGGCGCCGTTTGAATCTTACAAATCACCATATGTGAGGTTTTAGTCTTATGATACATTCGAGCAACCAATCAGATGATGACACCCCAACTCTTACTCGGAATTACGCGATCTTGgaataaaatgacaaaaaaaaaacatgcgaCTTTAGTAAGATTTTAACTCTTAACCTGCCTTAAAAATGTTTTTGCCATAGACATACCATTTAAGCCTCCATCATTCAATCAAGATTATTTTTACAAATATCATATTTATGTAATTAACTTTGTGAAAAtgatatgtttttgtttttttataaatatcaTATTTATGTAAATAACTTTGTGAAAATGATATTTTTTTGTTACCTTGCCATTAGTTTTGGTGTTTGGTTTTTTGTAATAAATGCAATGAAAGTGGCTTGAGGGACTGCAAGGTGCATGTGGATTTGGAATAAGGGTAATGGTTGTCTGTTACTTACTGAGCATGGACCATTCGGTTGAGTTGGCAGAAAACGAAGGTACATATGATGTCGACGTTCTGCTCTGTGGGTTGGGGTAGGGGCTTGTTTCTTATGGTGAAACAAGTGGCTTGCAATCTTATTTCATTTTCAATGATTATATATTATCTTTAATAGCAAAAATCTAATATATATACACCTACACATAAACGTTTAATACAATATATTAATATTCATTGAATTGTGAAATCTATGTAAACACTTATTCACTGTATAAAAGATAATCACATGGTGAAAAGACAGAAAGTCGTTGCAAGTGTCTGTGTGTCTGGTTCATCTCAACTTAAATTGGTTATGATTTTAGCATCGCTATGTATATAGTGCTCATGTctaggcttgatacaaaactactatcgagttgGGGGTTTCACTAAATACAGTTtttctattcctacggggtagatgCAAGACTCTCCACGTCTTACTCTCATCTGACCCTACCTTATTAGCTTTtctattggtgagatttacttAGAATGATGATAATGTCACGGTTTGAACCAGGTATAAAATGTGTTGATTTTGGGTTATGTGTTAGTGTAGGAACCGTTTgcgtaattaaataaaataaaacaaattctTTATTAAATCGATTACAATACAGAAATTTGAAAGCTAAAAATACTAGTACaaatacaactgaaataaaacaaaatacaagaaaggtgtagaagcagagtGGCTGGCTGAGGCACGTGAtcacacgcttcccttaaaacaaatttcgagtCTCCCAGGAGTACTTGTTTTGTTTCCCAgcgtacaacagccggagcagcaGTACTGCCGGAATTGGCACAAGAACCCGATGTCTACCTTGAAAGCTGCAAAGAAAAGGATCAGAAGAATGTAGAGAGAGTTGTAGGTGCTGTTGCGTTTCAGGTGTTCTCAGCAGCAGCTGgctatggagctgtatttatacagctcctaagtcgaaacagtcaaaaaggaattaaagagaggtttaaattgcattaaacgtcttcagtgcaatttaatacgtcatttaattctcagtcaaagacCGTTAACTCGTCAGTTTCAAAGCTGAACTGTAACTGCACTGTCATTCAacgctggaagcttctgcgcgcgcaaGACACACTGGTGAGCGCGCAGGTCTGCACGCTCATGCGCGGTGCGTGCTCTTgactcactgccatgcgcgcgtgcgccacactGACTCCggtccatgcgcgcgtgcgccacgtcacctgtgagtctATACGAGCACGCCaaacagtcgcgccgtattggctcactctggtgcgctaCACACGCCACAACAAGACCCATGCACCATGTGCAACTGCGCGCCTTCGTGCCATGTGTACCCGCGCGAGGACTGCCACGTCACGCGCTTCGAACCCGCACACCACTtcaccacttggtccttgcagccaccacgcgcacgtggtcaaaaatacaaaggcgccacattgcgcctcatcgcccacgccacgcgcgcgcgcgttTGCGAGTTAGGTGCGgagcacccttcgcgaggacacttaGTGTGTACTttcatgaaacaataaggatggagagttcccatttaaatacccatttaagttccatctctcctctgATGTGGGACAAGGTGTTACTTTCCtttttgtttcagcattcaatgtttcaaacacccaactttgaacatcgatatctcattcatcttagctccgttttggacgtggtttagttcgttgcgaagctcttccaacatagaacacaaacccacaaataaatatataaaacccgctcattttattatatttatttctagtccaaaataggaaaaaatcattttcctatatttgtgaaaaatgctattttcacctatttttccaacaatcccccacatgaaaaatgctattttcatcaaatttccaacaatcccccacatgtatggaaatcgatcttttccttacactcttcaacgataaacttcgacagttgagtattgcaagataggtaggttgttgcctttgaaccttcttttgtgaagcatacttagcttactagcggtttgtagacgcgatgtccttgaacatcccccatttgtgtaaacgacaatacacttcacacaatactctccctggtttggccaacccctcattgtcgtgtcctattatggtcctggaacactagcctagttctgcgagagctctaggatttgcgcaccccacaaatccattcgaagcgaccctacttctctctaacataggtgattcctttgaatcattaaaagcatcatggttaatttTGGATTTACTCAAAATCCTTAATCTTAACATGCTTAACCTCacttcatgtcactgattggaatggactaggaagtgttttggtcaaaaattaccgaagcaattaagtgatcaaattagttaagtgaggtagtgtgctaaaagtgcgttgaaaatatgctggttatgttgtttggaaaaacagtgttcaggatacggcccaggatattgagctgtatctacgatcaaacaatgagcaaaaagtaaaggggttgacacgagatgtacgaggaaagcccttgatcaatctagatcgccggcataaaacctcgggagctgacaatcgcagctgccttgttcttcttattgctttaaacttcaggatacagtgcaggatatagatcagatcgctaagtgttacaatgaattgtATGAAAGTGAAAATTGCTAGAGAGCAAGTGTTAGAGTGTAgcgagtgtgattgtgatgtcctagttgatctgatatacccacctatttatagtaatgaattacaaacaataatccctacaaatatgggctactccgaatattccattatgaacgttatggaccgagtaatacggcttcaacgtcttcatttgaacgacttggaccgagtcttccgtggaataagtcttgttaacgttgctagcttcaaacccacgtacctgcacataatccattagtaatcccgaggataccattcaggatgttaccaatatcctgaactagcatcccggatgtaaacagatactacataaacaagatatatatcaagatattttccaggatatgggcttagaatttcacccataacaattgtcccaaaaaatgttaccgtttgatatcctaacggttacattttttcacAGTGGCCGAGGCAATTAAGAGATAAGACTATTGATGTGACAGCTTTCAACCACCCGACCTATATTTACTCATCATGCCCTATATCTTCTCATCCTCATCTCTTTTTTAACTACAATCGACAAGGAAAAGGTAATAGTCTCTCCCTCATTTTCATATTCATCTTTATCATCTTTCTCCAGTGACAATTCAGGCGACCAAATGCCCAGGCAAACAAGGTCCAGTTCAGGCGACTCGGCTCCCACATTCATCCAACAGAACCTTCTCCAAGAACCGgagaaggaagcatgtaccttcGATAGTGCCCACCTGTCAGCCTTGAAatcctccggcatcttcccggaAGGGACCGTGTTTAGACCGTTTGACCGGGAAATCCGGTCGGATATGGTCTCCAGCGAGTGGATATGCTTTAGTGCTTTCCCTTTTACCCTAGGGCTACAATTCCCCTTTCCGGATTTCATCACCGAATTCTTTAATATCACCAAAATCTCTTTCAGCCAAACCATGCCAATGCTCTGGCGTGTTTTATCTGTTCTTGACCAAATCAAGAGAAACCACATTCCTGATCTTTCTGTCCATGATCTGCCCCTAGCTTACAAACTTAGATGTCACGGATCATGCAGGTTTCTGTTTTACTCTACTTCCGGTGACCCATTGATACTTCGTGCCACCAGGAACGAGGATGGTTGGCAATCcaaatatttctttgtaaaaagggattcaatccctggtggaacggATTATCCGATGAGatggttgaagaagggtaggatttagggtttaaagatgatcctgcctcttatcctgctttatatcctgaactgaccAACTTTCTCTGTTGTGTATGCAGCTGATTTCAGGAAAATTGCACCTCCCCTTGCTGATTCTCAAAAAAGAATAGACGCCATCAGACTCCTTCCAGAGgcagagagaagtttcaacccatctccactaactccaagccctctttcaagcgcaaacatgtctggtaaggatcctgcaagatatcctgcacatacatgtttttatttgatatttttaggagaggtttagaattttactccctgtgtgcagactccagcaaagttccgatcctccttgaccttgatgagcttgacagttatcctactcctgtcatggtcaagaaagagacacctgctgctaccagctccaagccactgcCGGCCCCCAAGGCTAACCCTAGGACCCGTGCTTCCACAACAAAGAAGAGGAAGGGCTCTGAAATCAGTGCCCCTGGCTCCGAGGGGTTCTCCTACGATGAACTCAGCTTTTCTGactccttagagccaatgacatccttcctcaacaaggtaatatcctgctacatatcctgcatatatatcctgacAGGATATACTGATTAATATATTCTAACCCATACCTGAATTTAATGTGCAGGGTCttcagcatctgctccacctgtaTAATGATGCCTGCGGTACTGTTGCACTCCACGAAGCCAGAATCAAGCAGCTTGAAAGCACTGTtgctgaccaaggtgccattgctgaagcaaaGTCCCGGCACTACGAGAGCTTGATGAAGAAGGTCACTCAAGAGGCTGAGCTCAAACTTGCCACCGCAGAAATGGACCACGAGCAGGCCATGGTTTCTTTCCGGGAAGGGATCAAGGCCTCTGCCATCGTCTCCTTGCTACAAGcccgcatcaagatggcctacgaggccaaggagacaggcctcgtgtgtccagcttggccggttgactcttgggtggccaaactgaaggagcttggaggaaaAGCTGTGCCACTTCCTGTAGAAGCCGGTGAGtcctctaagtcagcagaggtggtggatcaggctggagacaagaaggatgctggagcggatgctggtgaggatgctgggcaGGATGCTGGTGTTGAGAAGCCGGGGAAGGctggagaggatgccgctgtgtgagggcatctgagtgggcgatgatggatattgatgcttaggccggagcccacttttttagattCGATGGTTGATGTTTCGAACAATTTACGTttcttgtttgttgaacaattttaatttcctgcacgtagacaatatgatggccaaaggcggagggatcctgagtttcaggacgaagcccttggtcatcagttagtatggtttattttgaacgcttttaacaagtgaaggtggaggtatcttgggttccaagacgaagccttcatttgttaagtaaatatgttggAAAACTAACCCTACTCTTggcggatgggtctcggtttgagacgaagccaagagcataatcttttgctatgttaataatataacccctTTTTGGCTTCATTATTGTTGTCGTTGATATATAAATTtcacttgtgaaaattgttttgtttgaacatttttgagaataTATTATAAACGTATCCCGGTAGATATCCTGAAAGATATTTTGATAAGGATATTAAAATACAACCTATTAGTTGTCCAAataaaaaggagagatcataccagagattcttAGAGAATCAATTTCAATTCTCCATTATAAGTTTGTCCCCAGTGCATACTTATAAACTTGGATCCATCCTTTGAATAGTGTAATGTATGTCCCCTGTGCTTGACACAGAAACACAAATGTATTCATATTTTGACTCGAATGAATTCCAAATACCCCAGGGCAAAACCCTTGATATCCTGAAACGAACCCttagtatactggggataaactcttaatatcctggggataaaccctgatatcctggggataaaccctgaatTTCATGCGCTGcaggcgagagtgtataaactcaaagacttagaaaggtgaaaacctttaaaccttagagagtatgaaaataccctttcgtgagagagggtgatcaatcctcatatacctttaggattcaggatatagccaacagtaacgaaattgtcagccacttttacatggactggtcccgccaccttgaactatccctgaataacttgcgctccaggcggggtgtttaaacccaattcgggagaaaggtgaatacctttaaacctgtgaagggatcagtatcccttaaccgtgagagagggggccaatcctctaatcttccgagttatcctgagtacatatcctggagctgtatcctgaaacatatcttgcaaaacaattgtaaactaaggtgggtgttagcttggctaacacccctccgatgcttaagtcagtattgggttacaaagaacaaattaaaccaaacatatttaaaaaaggtagaattcataccatcctgagttagaaattaaattctaaactcacttgaaatagagctttaggtgtatagcattccaagacctcggtagcatatccccttccatattcttgagtctgtatgctcctttccctgcttctgattcaacttcgtatggtccttcccattttggagctaacttgccatcggcaggattagtagtattctgaaaagcctttcttagcacccaatcaccaacttgaaatctcctagtccttatgttcttgttatatgctctggatattctttgttgatatgctgccatccttagccttgctgcgtctcttttttcgtctatagtatccaaatcttgacataaggcttccggattctgttcaggattctgtaggatagatcttgcagtaggtatcgccatttccgttggaattactgcttccgctccgaatactaaggagaatggggtttgaccggttgcattttttaccgttgtcctgtcagcccataacacaaagggtaattcctctgcccatcttccttttttggctccaagtctcttctttaagttattcactattatcttgtttgaagattcagcttgtccattcgcttgaggatgtaccggagtagacgttatcattttgattccccaactcttgcaaaagtcggtAGTCCTtctgcttataaactgggacccattatcacaaatgatttcagctgggactccaaacctggtcaggatattcctctttatgaaggatactacttcttggtctctaacttgaacaaatgcttcagcttcaacccacttagagaaataatccgtcattgccagcataaagacttttcctcccggagcttttggtaacttccctactatatccatcccccatttcatgaacggccaaggggatgctacaggatatagtggttcagctggttgatgtagtatgttactatgtctctgacatgcgtcacatcttcgagcatattctgcggcatctttcctcattgttggccaataatatcctgtccttaatactttcgaGAATAATGACATGCCcctagtatggttaccacaatccccttcatgtatatcctgaagtacttctttggcttcaggatcctccaagcatctcaaatatggtcctgcaagagatttcttgtataaaatattatttataatagtgaatcgtgataccttcatcctaaatgccttaggattttcatctccagggatgtgtccttctttgagatatctcatgattggggtcgtccaggatttaggatcctcttcaggatataCCGTTCCAGGaacctgaatacctgctacttctttatcctgagaattcgtcgcaggatacaggatatgtaatatcggtattagGGTCCcctctggtatcctgattgatgatcccaagtttgccaatgcgtctgcttcggcgttatcctctcttggtacctgttcaagtgtaaaaatatcgaaatatcctgctaattttttaagaataccaaggtattcaattagtttctcacccttgactgcataggatccattaaaatgattagtaattaacaaggaatcaacatatacttgcaaattcttgatattcatattcttagccaattctaatcctgcaattaaagcttcatattctgcctcattgttagtagcagggaattcacatctaacagcctggggtattatgtccccctgtgacgattttagtagtatacctaaacctacaccccttacattagatgcaccatcagtatataatgtccaggattctaagttttctcctagttgttgcacttctaggtctacttcattttgaatatcactactgaaatcagccacaaagtctgctagagcctgagactttattgcatttctaggttcatatattaaatcataggcacttaattttaccgaccacttagccattctacccgacatctctggtttcctaagcacattcttgacatgataattagttttaacatgaatcctatgtgtttcaaaataatgtctaagctttgttgatgccataactagagccaatattaacttttctagatgagaatatctagtttcagcatttaacaaacttttgctaacataataaacaggatactgctgaccttcgtgatcctttaccagtactgcacttactgcattccctgatactgccagatacagggataatggttcaccatcctcaggcttcatcaatagaggcgcggttgagagatactgcttcaaatcctgcagggctgcttcatgcttctcgccccattcaaatttcttattctttttcaggatatcatagaattctttacacttttccgaggatcttgaaataaacctattcaaggctgccactcgtcctgttaaccgttgaacatccttcatattcgagggtgactttatatccaagatagctttgatctgctccgggcttgcctctatccctctttttgtcaccatgtatcctaaaaactttcctgcccccactccaaaatggcactttgcaggattaagtttcatattatactggtccaggatatcgaatgctccttcaatatcctgaagatgatcctcagctttcttggatttgaccaccatatcgtcaatgtacacctccatggtgtcccccagtttgtctttaaacatcatgttcaccaatctctggtacgttgcacctgcattttttaaaccgaaaggcatagcagtataacagtaaatacctgttggtgtcatgaaagcagtatcctcctggtccgaaggttccatttgaatctgctggaatcctgaggatgcatccatgaaggtcaacatttcatgaccgacagtggcatccaccatcgagtctatatgaggcagagggaatgggtcttttggacaagctttgttcaggtctgtgtagtctatacagactctccacttcccattcttcttttgaaccactaccacatttgctagccatctagggaatttgacttctctaatcatcctggacttcaataatctttcaacttcctcttggataattgcattccgctcaggggcgaacttccttctcttttgttgtataggcttgaatgacctgtcaattccaagcttgtgagtaataatgtctttagatatacctgtcatgtcctcatgcttccatgcgaatgttgacatcctgcatttcaaaaagttaattaattgctcttcaatatcctgagggatattggtccctacgaccaccgagatatcaggattatcctgatccaggataactttcttcacatcctgctctggattctccacgatatcctgggcccgcatctttaattgctatgcagCACTTGgcttggtcgaggatttcattgaggatgagtaacattctttcgcctcttgctgatcactatcgatcttgacaaccccccaaggggtagggatcttgatgcattggtgatatgtcgatggtacggccttcatatcgtgaatccacggtcttcctaggatgatgttatagcaggatagagaatccatcacacagaaacgttgtatcttgttgactccttcaacgtatactggcaactttatctctcccactgtgtttctagcctctccactgaacccaacaagcacggtagattttgaagtgatatccattggagacacattcattctcttcagagtttctagttggattatgttgacggagctgccattatcaaccagtatcctgcgtacaaaatggttagccacatataacgttattaccagagcatcatggtgaggatcctggacagtatccctgtcatctgcatcaaaagtgatcactttgtcagttgtgagggtagtcatcctgacaggtttgtctcccctttcggccttagcttcctttgcatgtctctttgctgccgaatacgaagtcccacaaatgtcggatcctcctgaaatgaagttgattatcttggcatcggcgggaggtgatgccgctcgctcaggatccttctcagtatcctgacccttattcttctttctccctaagagatctttcaaatatcccttgcttagaagatagcttatttctttcctcagagcgatgcaatcctcagtcatatgtccaaaatcttcgtggaaagcacaccattttgatttatctttccaatctgctttttgttgattctttcgaggccatcTTGCCTCGTCCCCTAGaccctgcatggcatacatcaattcaggaatgttaacagaaaagcaatattcagataattcaggatactcttcaggatcctcatcttcgacagcattcactctcttgttcttatttctgccatatggcttaggcCGATATGACTTGAATGAGGATtttgacttcctgttagttgactcATAAGTGTTGGATGAGTTCATCCTTTCTTGCTTCTTTCTgtcatcctccaaccgaatatatcttagggccctgttccgggcttcatccaggtttctgcatgggttcattacaaggtcttgataaaattgagaatccttttgcagccccatcttgaaagcttgcacagctgttgcaacatcaagatggggaatgtctagtgattcccggctgaacttgttcacataatccctaagggattcctgaggcccttgtgttatcct encodes:
- the LOC110921280 gene encoding piriformospora indica-insensitive protein 2, which gives rise to MMALSGRCDGYFVFVMLMMAGLIGVCVNGENDGDSVGAPMVKTEQEALYSAIQGFVGKWWNGSDLYPDPCGWTPIQGVSCDIYDGFWYVTELSIGQIHDNSLPCAQNLKFRPQFFKLQHLKSLSVFNCIISPSRGPISIQSANWDAFSSTIESIEFRANPGLTGQIPTSFGNLKKLQSLVLIDNGLSGGLPVSIGKLTQLKRLVLSGNLLKGKIPESYGDLSELLILDLSRNSLSGSLPLTFGGLTSLLKFDLSKNLIGGEIPSEISNLKNLTLLDLSNNKISGGLTFASQEMSSLEELILSSNPISGNLVNFKWQNVYRLMVLDLSNMGLTGEIPELISSLKNLRFLGLSDNKLSGNLSPKLAELRNLTALYVNGNNLTGELKFPREFYMKMGRRFGVRNNSNLCFPVDKLSTSVRPFGVKVCRE